The DNA window ATCTCGGCTCTTACAGCGTTCGGGGTGATCGAGCAGGTGATCCATACCCCGGCCGATTCCTGGACGGGTTGGACGAAGCCCTGATCGAGAGGACAGTCGACGCGGTTGAAGCGATCGTCAGGGCTCTGAATCGGGAAGGAGCGATCATGTAATACCAGCATCACAGGGCACCTCCCCTACCGCGATCTCTTTGTGGTCTCCGGGCAAATGATCTGAATCTATGTCCCGATCATCATGACACCACCCGAGGACCTGCTGAAGAGATACTGGGGCTACTCCTCTTTCCTCCCACACCAGAAGGAGATCATCGGATCGGTGCTGAAGGGTCAGGACACGCTCGCGATCATGGCCACCGGGGGTGGAAAGTCGCTCTGTTACCAGCTGCCGGCCCTCTGCCTCGGTGGCCTGACGGTGGTCGTCTCGCCGCTGATCTCGCTGATGAAGGACCAGGTCGACGACCTGAACGAACGGGGGATCCTGGCGGTCGCCTTCAACAGTTCGATGGAGTACCGTGTCCGGACGAAGATCGAAGCCGACCTGAAGAACGGAAAGATCCGGCTCCTCTTCGTCTCTCCGGAGCGGTGTATGCAGGCCGGCTTCCTCGACCTGATCAAAGCCGCCCCGATCCGGTTGATCGCCGTCGACGAGGCGCACTGCATCTCCGAGTGGGGGCATAACTTCCGGCCGGAATACCGGCAGCTGGCTCAACTGAAGAAACTCTTCCCGGCCGTCCCCCTCGTCGCCCTGACCGCGACGGCCATCCCCGAGGTCCGGCGGGACATCTGCCAGCAGCTCGGAATCTCGGACGCCCACGAGTTCGTCGGCAGCTTCAACCGGAAGAATCTGATGTACCGGGTCGTCGAAAAGAAGAACCCGAAGATTCTCCTCCTCACCTTTCTGAGCCGGCACCAGCACGAATCAGGGATCATCTACTGCATGAGTAAGAAGGAGACCGAGGAGGTCGCCCGCGATCTCCGGCGACGGGGGTACAATGCACAGGCCTATCATGCTGGCCTCTCGAAACAGGTCAGGACGAAGGTTCAGGACGGGTTCATCAAGAACACGATCACGATCGTCTGTGCCACCATCGCGTTCGGGATGGGGATCGACAAGCCGGATGTCAGGTTCGTGATCCATTACGACATCCCAAAGACAGTGGAGTCCTACTACCAGGAGACCGGTCGGGCAGGGCGGGACGGCCGGCCGAGCGAGTGCGTCCTCTTCTACAGCCGGGGGGACATCGCACGGGTCCGCTCAATGCTCGAGCATGACCACATGACAGAACGAAACCTCCGGGCCTCGCTCCGGAAATTGCAGGAGATGACCGAGTACTGCGAGGCGATCACCTGCCGGCGCCGGTTCCTCCTCTCCTACTTTGGGGAGGAGTCCCCGGACGAGCACTGCACCTCGTGCGACAACTGCAACCACCCGGCAGCGAGGAACGACGGCACGGAACCGGCCCGCCTGATCGTCGAGTGTGTGAAAGAACTCTCCTCGAACTTCGGTATCGACCTGATTACCGACCTGTTGCGCGGGTCGACGTGCGCCAGGATCAGAGACTATCACCTGGACGCACTCGCTGCATACGGAACAGGGAAGCAGTACAGTAAGGCTCAGTACCGGACCTGGATCAACGAACTGGTCAGGCAGGGTTACCTGGCACGGACCGGCGACCGGTATCTGGTGATCGGCATGACCGACAAGGGCGAGGATCTGCTGAGGGGAAAAAACCGTGTGATGCTGCCGGCCCAGGAGAAGATGAAGACAAAAACCACAAAGGCCCCGAGGGCCAGACCGGCCGCGGAACCTGTGGTCACCTCAGCCCGGGATACCGACCTCTTTCTCCAGCTCAGAGCCCTCCGCCGCTCGATCGCCGAGCAGGGAGGGATACCGCCGTTCATGGTCTTCCCCGACAAAACCCTCAGGGAGATGGCCCGCATCCGACCCTGTGACCGGGAGAGTTTCCTTCAGATCTCCGGCGTCGGCGAAGTGAAGGTGAAGCGATACGGCCCGGCCTTCATCGAGGTGATCCGTGGCTGTTCTGAGGAATCCTGATACCTAGCGTGCTGACCAGTTCTTCTGCAGGAGAGCAGTAGGTTTTAATAATCCCAGGATGATATGGGGCAGGTCTGCCCTGTCGAAAGAAGTCTCTGAGGCAGATGCGGTACAACCCGGTTCAATCGCCGATAGAGTAGGGGTGACAGGCATGATCCCCGCTCGGTCAGTCGGGAGATGGAAGTACCGTCGGAACAATCGGAGGTAATATTTTGACACCGATTCCTGACACCAGAACAGATAGAAGAATGGCGGTGGGATCACAGATGAGACCCGGAACGGGGTGCTCCATCAGGGAGGAAGAATGATCCACCTCACCCTCACCGACACCGATGCATCGACACTCTCCGGCATGCTCACCGGTTATCTCTCTGATCTCCGGATGGAGATCGCTGACACCGAGCAGCTCGGTTTTCGTCAACAACTCAAGGAAGAGGAGGTAACCATCAAGAAGATACTCGTGATGCTCACCGAGCACCAGAACTGAAGTCCCCGGTACCGGGAAGATCATCACTGGTCTTTAAGAGGTATCCAAGCGAAATCTGGATACCTGAGTGTGATCGTCTGTCGTTCGAATGCCACCAGTGCGGAGAATGCTGTAGCCATCTTGGTCTGGTTCACATCATCGAAGAGGACCGAGGAGCATTGCGGTTTCTGGTCCGGAACCAGTACACCGGGGAGCGGACGCCGGTCATCGTCGACCCTGACAAGATCGAACTCTTTCTTGACAGGAGTACCTTCATCGAACGTCCCGAGGCATGT is part of the Methanosphaerula palustris E1-9c genome and encodes:
- the recQ gene encoding DNA helicase RecQ, whose amino-acid sequence is MTPPEDLLKRYWGYSSFLPHQKEIIGSVLKGQDTLAIMATGGGKSLCYQLPALCLGGLTVVVSPLISLMKDQVDDLNERGILAVAFNSSMEYRVRTKIEADLKNGKIRLLFVSPERCMQAGFLDLIKAAPIRLIAVDEAHCISEWGHNFRPEYRQLAQLKKLFPAVPLVALTATAIPEVRRDICQQLGISDAHEFVGSFNRKNLMYRVVEKKNPKILLLTFLSRHQHESGIIYCMSKKETEEVARDLRRRGYNAQAYHAGLSKQVRTKVQDGFIKNTITIVCATIAFGMGIDKPDVRFVIHYDIPKTVESYYQETGRAGRDGRPSECVLFYSRGDIARVRSMLEHDHMTERNLRASLRKLQEMTEYCEAITCRRRFLLSYFGEESPDEHCTSCDNCNHPAARNDGTEPARLIVECVKELSSNFGIDLITDLLRGSTCARIRDYHLDALAAYGTGKQYSKAQYRTWINELVRQGYLARTGDRYLVIGMTDKGEDLLRGKNRVMLPAQEKMKTKTTKAPRARPAAEPVVTSARDTDLFLQLRALRRSIAEQGGIPPFMVFPDKTLREMARIRPCDRESFLQISGVGEVKVKRYGPAFIEVIRGCSEES